TCCTTGCATCTCTGATTGGTTTACCGGCCTCCTGCGAAAGTGTTCTGGCAATGTCCTCAGTTTCCTGCTGCAGCAGTCCGGCAGATTTATGGAGTATTTCGTATCGTTCATACGGTGAGAGCTTAATATGCTTGAATGCCAGATCAGCAGATGAAATGGCATCATTTACATCATCTTGACCGGCTTCTGGTATGCGTCCTAATATAGCGCCATCATATGGGGATTTTATATCAATGAAATTTGCTGAGGAGGCATCTTTAGGAGATTCACGCCACTGACCATTGATAAGCATTCCATAACACGATGACATCTTGATTCTCTAAGCTGTGCCCTGTGAAGCAGCCTCCAGGTAGCTCAGCAACAATGACTGTTTTACACTATCGAATGTAGTAAATGCTATGCCAATGACATAATTATTATGAAATACCCTGCTCCACATGACTCTGCCAGGTATTATTTCTGTCACTTCCTCGTTGCCGTTAGTCTGCAGAAAGCTTATTCGTACTGTAAGCTCAAGGCCTGTGGGAAGCTGCTTTGATGAATATATGC
This DNA window, taken from Nitrospirota bacterium, encodes the following:
- a CDS encoding PilZ domain-containing protein is translated as MRNKRKHPRYGIASIAEITFRDSEETIEALISTIGKGGIGIYSSKQLPTGLELTVRISFLQTNGNEEVTEIIPGRVMWSRVFHNNYVIGIAFTTFDSVKQSLLLSYLEAASQGTA